A single Halarcobacter anaerophilus DNA region contains:
- a CDS encoding tetratricopeptide repeat protein, producing MKKILLVTLIITSTIVKAEEISAFGAGDLDSKNPYGLSSAEKNILKNKKTLGNIDSKVKDVKLSLGSISERIDGLESIYEGDSQKLNDSVLKINEIIKNVEENSTLTEKNGKDIESLKTVSSQMLTMQEEYSKSLKKLKNAVSKISKTLNSINKTYISEKEFKSNMNQFITRAEFEALKKSLGKQTSNKITAKSNSKKISSSKDNATILDEAIALFKKDYFTKAIPMFEQLIASNYKPATSNFYLGEIWYYRKKYDDAISHFKTSAMLYDKASYMPKLLLHSAISFEKIKDFNNAATFYNSLIDIYPNSKEAKIAVKNLSNIK from the coding sequence ATGAAAAAAATTTTACTTGTAACTTTAATAATCACCAGCACTATAGTAAAAGCTGAAGAAATTTCAGCTTTCGGTGCCGGTGATTTAGACTCTAAGAATCCTTACGGTCTAAGTTCGGCAGAAAAAAATATTTTAAAAAATAAAAAAACTTTAGGAAATATTGATTCTAAAGTAAAAGATGTAAAACTTTCTCTTGGATCAATAAGTGAAAGAATAGATGGATTAGAGTCAATTTATGAAGGTGACTCACAAAAACTTAACGATTCTGTATTAAAGATTAATGAAATTATCAAAAATGTTGAAGAAAATTCAACTCTTACAGAAAAGAACGGTAAAGATATAGAAAGTTTAAAAACTGTATCTTCTCAAATGCTAACAATGCAAGAAGAGTATTCTAAAAGTTTGAAAAAACTTAAAAATGCAGTTTCAAAAATCTCTAAAACTCTTAACTCTATAAATAAAACATATATTTCGGAAAAAGAGTTTAAATCAAATATGAATCAATTTATAACTCGTGCTGAGTTTGAAGCCTTAAAAAAATCTTTAGGAAAGCAAACTAGTAACAAAATAACAGCAAAGAGTAATAGTAAAAAGATATCATCAAGCAAAGATAATGCAACTATTTTAGATGAAGCTATTGCTTTGTTTAAAAAGGATTATTTTACGAAAGCAATACCAATGTTTGAACAGTTGATTGCTTCGAATTATAAGCCTGCAACCAGCAATTTTTATCTAGGAGAGATTTGGTATTACAGAAAAAAATATGATGACGCAATAAGTCATTTTAAAACTTCTGCTATGTTATATGATAAAGCTTCATATATGCCGAAACTTCTTCTTCACAGTGCAATATCTTTTGAAAAAATAAAAGATTTTAACAATGCAGCTACTTTTTATAACTCTTTAATTGATATTTATCCGAATTCAAAAGAGGCTAAAATAGCTGTTAAAAATTTGTCAAATATAAAATAA
- a CDS encoding FKBP-type peptidyl-prolyl cis-trans isomerase, with protein MSKVIGFEYSLKDANTGEQLDSNVGAAPLEFVTGKGQIISGLESKLLEMMENESADVMVKPEEAYGEYSEEAMQTLPKEQFAGIELSEGMTLYGQGQQGETVQVTVKSFSDSDVTIDYNHPMAGKTLMFSVTVLSLRDATEEEIQTGVVGGMAAMGGCGCGSHEQGEGSCCSSEGGHDHGHSHGGGCGCSH; from the coding sequence ATGTCAAAAGTAATCGGTTTTGAATATAGCTTAAAAGACGCAAATACAGGTGAACAATTAGATTCAAATGTTGGTGCAGCTCCATTAGAGTTTGTAACAGGAAAAGGTCAAATCATTTCTGGATTAGAGTCTAAATTATTAGAAATGATGGAAAATGAGTCTGCAGACGTAATGGTTAAACCCGAAGAAGCTTACGGTGAGTATAGTGAAGAAGCAATGCAAACTCTTCCAAAAGAACAATTTGCAGGAATCGAATTATCTGAGGGAATGACTCTTTACGGTCAAGGTCAACAAGGTGAAACTGTACAAGTTACAGTTAAATCTTTTTCTGATTCTGATGTAACAATTGATTATAATCATCCTATGGCTGGAAAAACTTTAATGTTTTCTGTAACTGTTCTTTCATTAAGAGATGCAACTGAAGAAGAGATTCAAACAGGTGTAGTAGGTGGAATGGCAGCTATGGGTGGTTGTGGATGCGGTTCACACGAACAAGGAGAAGGTAGTTGTTGTTCAAGTGAAGGTGGTCATGACCATGGTCATTCTCACGGTGGAGGATGTGGTTGTAGTCACTAA
- a CDS encoding OmpA family protein, with protein MKKLSIYTFLVAAVLFSGCSQKEVEVTNEPAPVEQTSESALDNVDNSNVQDEVVNDELLEKAENGYYYTINGEKVFIENIYFAFDKYNLSDKMKSVAKSNAEKLSAVQAGTTIKVEGNCDEWGTDEYNYALGLKRAKAVKDFLVMDGISESAVSVVSFGESNPVCTDKNRECWQKNRRSEHKLVK; from the coding sequence ATGAAAAAGTTAAGTATTTACACTTTTTTAGTTGCAGCAGTACTTTTTAGTGGTTGTAGCCAAAAAGAAGTTGAAGTTACTAATGAACCCGCACCTGTTGAGCAAACATCAGAGTCAGCATTAGACAATGTTGATAACTCAAATGTTCAAGATGAAGTAGTAAATGACGAATTGTTAGAAAAAGCGGAAAATGGTTATTATTATACAATCAATGGAGAAAAAGTTTTCATTGAAAATATCTATTTTGCTTTTGATAAATACAATTTATCAGATAAAATGAAATCTGTTGCTAAATCAAATGCAGAAAAATTATCAGCTGTTCAAGCAGGTACTACAATCAAAGTTGAAGGTAACTGTGATGAATGGGGTACAGATGAATATAACTATGCTTTAGGATTAAAAAGAGCAAAAGCAGTTAAAGACTTTTTAGTAATGGACGGAATTTCAGAATCTGCTGTTTCAGTTGTAAGTTTTGGTGAATCAAATCCTGTATGTACTGATAAAAATAGAGAGTGCTGGCAAAAAAACAGAAGATCTGAACATAAATTAGTAAAATAG
- the fabD gene encoding ACP S-malonyltransferase yields MKKVAFIFPGQGSQSVGMGKDFFENSEIAKEMINKASERLNIDFEKLLFEENDKLGQTQYTQPAILLVSSIANAIFKDRCDIKPEFLLGHSLGEFSALVSAGALDYLDAVELVYKRGQFMTEACSNGGAGMMALVGIDDKTVEDICEAKREEGKQVWPANYNQDGQLVLAGIKADLESLVDTFKEAGAKRAIVLDMSVASHCELLTSAVENLKPYLEEYLKDEFLPVISNVTAKEYTTKDEAIELLSSQLTSPVKYKQSIAANASKIDAFIEFGNGVVLKGLNRKICKGTPTLNISDMTSLEKVIEELNS; encoded by the coding sequence ATGAAAAAAGTAGCATTTATTTTTCCAGGTCAAGGAAGTCAGTCTGTTGGAATGGGAAAAGACTTTTTTGAAAATAGTGAAATTGCAAAAGAGATGATTAATAAAGCAAGTGAGAGATTAAATATAGATTTTGAAAAACTGCTTTTTGAAGAGAATGATAAATTAGGACAAACACAATACACTCAACCGGCTATACTTTTAGTTAGTTCAATTGCAAATGCAATATTCAAAGATAGATGTGATATTAAACCGGAATTTCTTTTAGGGCACTCTTTGGGTGAATTTTCTGCTTTGGTTAGTGCAGGGGCATTAGATTATTTAGATGCTGTTGAATTAGTATATAAAAGAGGTCAATTTATGACAGAAGCTTGCTCAAACGGTGGAGCTGGAATGATGGCTTTAGTCGGAATTGATGATAAAACAGTTGAAGATATTTGTGAAGCTAAAAGAGAAGAAGGAAAACAAGTTTGGCCTGCAAACTATAACCAAGACGGTCAATTAGTATTAGCCGGAATTAAAGCAGACTTAGAGAGTTTGGTTGATACTTTTAAAGAAGCCGGAGCAAAAAGAGCTATAGTTTTAGATATGTCAGTAGCAAGTCATTGTGAATTGTTAACTTCAGCCGTTGAAAATTTAAAACCTTATTTGGAAGAGTACTTAAAAGATGAATTTTTACCGGTGATTTCAAATGTAACGGCAAAAGAGTATACTACAAAAGACGAGGCAATAGAACTTCTATCGTCACAATTAACAAGTCCTGTGAAATATAAACAATCAATAGCAGCTAACGCTTCAAAAATTGATGCTTTTATAGAGTTTGGAAACGGGGTTGTTTTAAAAGGTTTAAATAGAAAAATATGTAAAGGAACTCCTACTTTAAATATTTCAGATATGACCTCTTTAGAAAAAGTAATTGAAGAGTTGAACTCATAA